Proteins co-encoded in one Nonlabens agnitus genomic window:
- a CDS encoding FAD-dependent oxidoreductase, with translation MKISDTNTNILITGAGLCGALLGLRLAQRGYTVNILEKRPDMRTKIVDAGRSINLALSDRGLNALKMVGLGDKVKELCIPMKARMIHPKNGAVITSNYSGRDDDYINSISREDLNKLLLDKADEYDKVQIDFNDEVLSVDVKTGSVEYKDSETETVKQWHPDILLGTDGAGSKVRQAMARQREFFFSYTTDWLPHAYKELRMPPADDGGWRIDKHALHIWPRGGFMLIALPNLDGSFTMTLFMRRKESPQSFEQITTDEEVTAFFKEEFPDVFDEIPDLLEQYQRNPVPPLGTVRCSPWTAHGKVLMMGDACHAIVPFYGQGMNAGFEDVTVFDQILGECDDWEEAMKRFSVERKPDTDAIADLALDNFVEMRDSVSHPNFQTKRAIEMKLESAFAKAQYSSKYSLVTFPPEGMGYREAMKRGRAQDKAIIWLIDNDLIKVEDSAESLLAAINKKTEEVIWHRS, from the coding sequence ATGAAAATATCTGATACGAATACCAATATCCTAATTACCGGCGCAGGTCTTTGTGGTGCTCTGTTGGGATTGCGTCTTGCCCAACGCGGCTACACCGTGAATATTTTAGAGAAACGACCCGACATGCGTACCAAAATTGTGGACGCTGGTAGGTCCATCAACCTTGCCCTGTCAGACCGTGGACTCAATGCCCTTAAAATGGTGGGTCTGGGCGATAAGGTAAAAGAACTGTGCATACCCATGAAGGCACGCATGATCCATCCTAAAAACGGCGCCGTTATCACCTCAAATTATAGCGGTCGTGACGATGATTACATCAACTCCATTTCCAGGGAAGATCTCAACAAACTCTTGTTAGATAAGGCCGACGAATATGATAAGGTCCAGATCGACTTTAATGACGAGGTACTGTCGGTAGATGTAAAAACAGGAAGTGTAGAATACAAGGACTCGGAAACCGAAACCGTAAAACAATGGCATCCCGATATTCTGCTGGGTACCGATGGTGCCGGCTCTAAAGTACGTCAGGCCATGGCGCGACAGCGCGAGTTCTTCTTTTCCTATACTACAGACTGGTTGCCACACGCTTATAAAGAACTGCGCATGCCACCGGCAGATGATGGCGGCTGGCGCATTGATAAACATGCCCTGCACATCTGGCCACGTGGTGGTTTTATGTTGATCGCTCTTCCTAATCTGGATGGTAGTTTTACCATGACCCTTTTTATGCGCCGCAAGGAATCGCCACAAAGCTTTGAGCAAATCACCACAGATGAAGAGGTGACGGCTTTCTTCAAGGAAGAGTTCCCTGATGTCTTTGATGAAATACCCGATTTGTTGGAGCAATACCAGCGTAATCCTGTTCCGCCTTTGGGCACCGTGCGTTGCTCTCCATGGACCGCTCACGGCAAGGTGTTGATGATGGGTGATGCCTGTCATGCGATCGTTCCCTTTTACGGGCAAGGCATGAACGCCGGCTTTGAGGACGTGACCGTTTTTGATCAGATTTTGGGAGAATGCGACGACTGGGAAGAAGCCATGAAGCGATTCTCGGTAGAGCGCAAACCAGATACAGATGCCATTGCAGACCTTGCTTTGGACAACTTTGTAGAGATGCGAGACAGCGTTTCGCATCCTAATTTCCAGACAAAACGTGCCATAGAGATGAAGCTGGAGTCCGCTTTCGCGAAAGCGCAATACTCCTCAAAATACTCACTAGTAACGTTCCCTCCAGAAGGTATGGGCTACCGTGAAGCCATGAAAAGAGGCCGCGCCCAGGACAAAGCCATTATCTGGCTCATCGACAATGATCTGATAAAGGTCGAGGACAGCGCCGAAAGCCTACTCGCCGCGATCAATAAGAAAACGGAAGAGGTTATTTGGCATAGGAGTTAA
- the kynU gene encoding kynureninase produces the protein MTYNSTKEFAQSLDQADELARFRESFTIPKHVDGTESIYLCGNSLGVQPKKAVEYVADELNDWAQLGVKGHFDKTFPWTRYHEFLTDSMAEVVGAKPHEVVVMNTLTPNLHFMMVSFYKPSGKRRKIVMEADAFPSDTYAVDSQIKWHGGNPAEDIILWQPRPGSSTLMMEDLETIFKNHGDEIALVMIASINYYTGQFFDLKKITELGHSHGAMVGFDCAHGAGNVDLKLHDSGADFAVWCTYKYMNSGPGSIAGCFVHERHADNDQINRFAGWWGHNKEERFLMKPKFDPIYGAEGWQQSNAPILSMAPIRASMELFMEAGFDNLLAKSKQLTNYLEYLIHNIEGDRIKIITPKDPKDRGCQLSLAVKDADKSLFETISDKGVIADWREPDVIRVAPVPLYNSYMDCWNFVQILAAAL, from the coding sequence ACAACTCCACAAAAGAATTTGCACAATCACTAGACCAGGCAGATGAATTGGCTCGCTTTCGCGAAAGCTTTACCATTCCAAAACATGTTGACGGTACAGAAAGTATTTATCTGTGCGGCAACTCTTTGGGAGTACAACCTAAAAAAGCAGTGGAATATGTAGCCGATGAGCTGAATGACTGGGCACAGCTGGGCGTAAAAGGCCACTTTGACAAAACCTTTCCATGGACGCGCTATCATGAATTCCTAACAGATTCCATGGCTGAAGTGGTAGGCGCCAAACCGCATGAGGTCGTTGTCATGAATACCTTGACGCCCAACCTGCATTTTATGATGGTAAGTTTTTACAAACCATCAGGCAAGCGCAGGAAAATCGTGATGGAGGCAGATGCCTTTCCCAGCGATACCTATGCGGTAGATTCCCAGATCAAATGGCACGGCGGCAATCCTGCCGAGGATATTATTCTATGGCAGCCACGACCTGGCAGTAGCACCTTAATGATGGAAGATCTGGAAACGATCTTTAAAAATCATGGTGATGAGATCGCGCTGGTCATGATCGCCTCCATCAATTATTATACGGGTCAGTTTTTTGACCTCAAAAAAATCACTGAATTAGGGCATTCCCACGGTGCGATGGTAGGTTTTGACTGTGCGCATGGTGCTGGCAATGTAGACCTTAAACTGCACGACAGCGGCGCAGATTTTGCCGTATGGTGCACCTACAAATACATGAATTCTGGTCCAGGAAGCATCGCCGGCTGCTTTGTACACGAGCGGCATGCAGACAATGACCAGATCAACCGATTTGCCGGCTGGTGGGGACACAACAAGGAAGAACGTTTTTTAATGAAGCCTAAGTTCGATCCCATCTACGGCGCTGAAGGCTGGCAACAGTCCAACGCTCCTATTTTAAGTATGGCGCCCATACGCGCCAGTATGGAATTATTTATGGAGGCTGGATTTGACAATCTATTGGCAAAATCAAAACAACTTACTAATTACCTGGAATACCTCATCCACAACATTGAGGGCGACCGCATTAAAATTATAACACCTAAAGACCCTAAGGATCGTGGCTGCCAGTTATCACTTGCTGTAAAGGATGCTGACAAGTCCCTTTTTGAAACCATAAGCGATAAAGGCGTGATCGCAGACTGGCGAGAGCCAGACGTGATACGGGTCGCCCCAGTACCTCTTTATAATTCCTATATGGATTGCTGGAATTTTGTCCAGATCCTTGCCGCAGCACTTTAA